CAATAATTTAGGGCTTGCTTTTGGCAATCAGCAACAGTACATCCAAGCAGAAAACGCCTTCAAACATGCTCTTGCCATCAATCCGCGTAATTTTGAAACCTACAATAATTTAGGAATCGCCCTCGGTAGTCAAGGCAAATTTGCAGAAGCGATCGCTGCTTTTCGACAAGCAATTCAACTCAAACCCAACGATCCAACCTCTTACCAAAATCTCGGTGTAGCATTTTGGAGTCAAGGAAATTTGCCCGAAGCACAAGCATCTTTGCATAAAGCCAAAGATCTCTACTCCACACAAAACAACTCAACAGGCATAAGTTATGTAGAGCAGATTTTGCAACAGATGGAAAAGTAATGGGTAGTTGGTGAGTGGCTAGTGGCTAGTGGCTAGATTCAATTTCAGTAACTAGTCACTAGCGACTAGTTACCGATAACTGATTATATTGGCAGAGTCACAACAAAAGTCGTTCCTATTCCAACTTCACTGGTGACGCTAATTTCGCCGCTGTGCAAGTCTACACACTGTTTGACAATAGACATTCCCAAGCCTGTACCAGAGATATTTTCTACGTTACTACCACGATGAAAAGAATGGAAGAGTTGTTCTATGTCTTGAGCCGGAATACCAATTCCTCG
This window of the Chroococcidiopsis thermalis PCC 7203 genome carries:
- a CDS encoding tetratricopeptide repeat protein; protein product: MRVPQAFLTKFRAAFVGVSILMLGMQPSYAIETLPRQIKPQENLQVAATHNNRGVELAEQGKFSEAIAAFNQAIEIYPQYENAHNNLGLAFGNQQQYIQAENAFKHALAINPRNFETYNNLGIALGSQGKFAEAIAAFRQAIQLKPNDPTSYQNLGVAFWSQGNLPEAQASLHKAKDLYSTQNNSTGISYVEQILQQMEK